The Lacrimispora xylanolytica genome has a segment encoding these proteins:
- a CDS encoding carbohydrate ABC transporter permease, which produces MNQKTKKRLQEFTFVLPALIIFSIFVVYPFLQGFPISFTKWDGMSPVKKYVGLSNYIRIFQDANVLNAIKNTLIFTAVTMVFSNLFGLLFALMISKKSKVNNLLRTCIFVPYCLSLVLSSYIWRYVYSDVFFNVFGIPSPLGSRVWVMIGLSVISIWRDAGYCMVVYIAAIQGVSKDYYEAAELEGATSWQKFKAITFPMIAPAITANFTLLLAWGMKVFDYPMAATGGGPGRASETVAMLIYNNLFTYFKAGYGQAIAVVFTIAIFIVSTLVSKNLRAREVEI; this is translated from the coding sequence ATGAACCAGAAAACGAAAAAACGGCTGCAGGAATTTACCTTTGTACTGCCGGCACTGATTATATTCTCAATATTCGTGGTCTATCCGTTTCTGCAGGGGTTTCCGATCTCCTTTACGAAATGGGATGGAATGAGTCCGGTTAAAAAATATGTGGGCCTAAGCAATTATATCCGTATTTTTCAGGATGCCAATGTATTAAATGCCATAAAAAATACACTGATCTTTACAGCAGTTACAATGGTATTTTCTAACCTTTTTGGTTTGCTTTTTGCCCTGATGATATCGAAAAAATCAAAAGTAAATAACTTACTCAGGACTTGTATTTTTGTACCTTATTGTCTTAGCCTTGTATTATCTTCCTATATCTGGAGATATGTATACAGTGATGTGTTTTTTAATGTGTTTGGAATTCCAAGTCCCCTTGGAAGCAGGGTCTGGGTCATGATCGGACTCTCTGTGATCTCTATCTGGAGAGATGCGGGTTACTGTATGGTCGTTTATATTGCGGCGATTCAGGGAGTATCCAAAGATTATTATGAGGCAGCAGAGCTGGAAGGCGCCACGTCATGGCAGAAGTTCAAAGCGATCACATTCCCCATGATTGCACCGGCAATTACCGCAAACTTCACCCTGCTTCTGGCCTGGGGTATGAAGGTGTTTGATTATCCAATGGCAGCGACAGGCGGAGGACCGGGAAGAGCTTCTGAAACTGTGGCAATGTTAATTTACAACAACTTATTTACTTATTTTAAAGCTGGCTACGGACAGGCAATTGCAGTGGTATTTACCATAGCTATTTTCATTGTCAGCACACTGGTATCAAAGAATTTAAGAGCCAGGGAGGTGGAGATCTAA
- a CDS encoding ABC transporter substrate-binding protein: MKKRYFKRASALLLAGLLAATATGCSSGSKTETVGETTSQETKEADNKGETTKAASGDEVTIRLVHYMGEQSKRDALDAMIAAFEAANPGVKVDVEVVASSSYIATYKNYIAAGEAPDIMFGKPQTMKEFVDGGYFMDLKDEDCMKNVLPMLADECTIDGGVYGFPIDAQVKATFYNKKMFKEAGLEAPKTKDEFFKVADAFNDKGIKPFVHPYNFIHGVFHELDSFFTSMAASTGNESVWRDSQEGKKELSDNATVKEAMEMFSKFASYKDAGDAAVDQTQGIQNFAAGQRPMYMNGGWLMGDVIAASPDGEFGMFPTPWSNNAQDNKLWVGIDDVFVVSSQTKQKEAVMALLNYFANEESSKTWMSTAKLMTSNVTVSTDDADDFIKEIKSYIDNDMIVSKSLVPDYTSEYSTAFRTKLQEFVTLDDSQRDVAKLLQDIDYEIASIRQ; this comes from the coding sequence ATGAAAAAAAGGTATTTTAAGCGTGCTTCGGCCCTCTTGCTAGCCGGTCTTTTGGCAGCAACAGCAACAGGCTGCTCCTCAGGAAGTAAGACAGAAACCGTAGGGGAGACTACAAGTCAGGAGACAAAAGAAGCAGATAACAAAGGCGAGACAACAAAAGCAGCCAGTGGGGACGAGGTTACGATCCGTCTGGTTCACTACATGGGCGAACAGTCAAAAAGAGATGCTCTGGATGCTATGATAGCAGCATTTGAAGCAGCAAACCCAGGAGTTAAAGTTGATGTAGAGGTCGTAGCATCTTCCTCTTATATCGCAACGTATAAAAACTATATTGCTGCAGGCGAAGCACCGGACATTATGTTTGGTAAGCCTCAGACAATGAAAGAATTCGTTGATGGCGGTTACTTTATGGACTTAAAAGACGAAGACTGCATGAAAAATGTACTTCCAATGTTAGCCGATGAATGTACCATTGACGGCGGAGTTTACGGATTCCCTATCGATGCTCAGGTAAAGGCAACCTTCTACAACAAGAAGATGTTTAAAGAAGCCGGATTAGAGGCTCCAAAGACAAAGGACGAGTTCTTTAAAGTAGCTGACGCATTTAATGATAAAGGTATTAAACCATTTGTACATCCTTACAACTTCATTCACGGAGTATTCCATGAGCTTGATTCTTTCTTTACAAGCATGGCAGCTTCCACCGGAAATGAAAGTGTATGGAGAGATTCTCAGGAAGGCAAGAAAGAGCTGTCTGACAATGCAACTGTGAAAGAAGCAATGGAAATGTTCTCTAAATTCGCTTCCTACAAAGATGCAGGTGATGCAGCTGTAGATCAGACACAGGGTATTCAGAACTTTGCAGCAGGTCAGAGACCGATGTACATGAACGGCGGCTGGCTCATGGGAGACGTTATTGCAGCAAGCCCGGATGGTGAATTCGGTATGTTCCCGACTCCATGGTCAAACAATGCCCAGGACAATAAATTATGGGTTGGTATTGATGATGTATTCGTAGTATCTTCCCAGACAAAGCAAAAGGAAGCGGTTATGGCATTATTAAATTATTTTGCCAATGAAGAAAGCTCAAAGACCTGGATGTCTACTGCTAAATTAATGACCAGCAATGTAACAGTTTCAACTGATGATGCAGATGACTTTATTAAGGAAATCAAATCATATATCGATAACGATATGATCGTTTCCAAGAGTCTGGTGCCAGATTATACCTCTGAGTATTCCACTGCATTCCGCACCAAACTTCAGGAATTTGTCACTTTGGACGACAGCCAGCGTGACGTAGCAAAATTACTTCAGGACATTGATTATGAAATCGCATCCATCAGGCAGTAA
- the radA gene encoding DNA repair protein RadA yields MAKAKATAFFCKECGYESAKWLGQCPGCKEWNTFVEELVGKKEPVSKRGIGSGGDGGILGAKAKPSRLSDIHLDEQDRMKTGYEELDRVLGGGVVKGSLVLVGGDPGIGKSTLLLQVCRNLAASGQKVLYISGEESLKQIKLRANRIGEITGDLLFLCETSLELIEGVIREEKPDVVIIDSIQTMFREEVSSAPGSVSQVRESTNILLQIAKGSGIAVFIVGHVTKEGVVAGPRVLEHMVDTVLYFEGERSASYRIIRGVKNRFGSTNEIGVFEMVESGLSEVANPSEYMLSGRPEEASGAVVACSMEGTRPMLLEVQALITPTAFGMPRRTAAGTDYNRVNLLMAVLEKRCHYDLSHFDAYVNITGGLRMNEPALDLAILMAIVSSMKDRAVDSKTIIFGEVGLSGEVRAVSMAQQRVNEAKKLGFKTCILPEICMEKMGPVPGIRLVGARNVRDAIIGLSD; encoded by the coding sequence ATGGCAAAAGCTAAGGCAACTGCATTCTTTTGTAAGGAATGTGGATATGAATCCGCAAAGTGGCTGGGACAGTGCCCCGGCTGTAAGGAGTGGAATACATTTGTAGAGGAACTGGTGGGAAAAAAAGAGCCGGTGTCCAAACGAGGAATTGGTTCTGGAGGCGATGGCGGTATCCTGGGAGCAAAGGCGAAGCCCAGCAGGCTCTCGGACATTCATCTTGATGAGCAGGACCGTATGAAGACTGGTTATGAGGAACTGGACCGGGTTCTTGGGGGCGGTGTTGTAAAAGGCTCTTTGGTTCTGGTAGGAGGAGACCCGGGAATCGGGAAATCCACCCTTTTGCTCCAGGTCTGCCGTAACCTTGCCGCTTCCGGACAAAAGGTACTTTACATATCGGGAGAGGAATCCTTAAAGCAGATTAAGCTAAGAGCGAATCGTATCGGGGAAATAACCGGTGATCTTTTATTCCTCTGTGAGACGAGCCTGGAACTGATTGAAGGAGTCATTCGGGAGGAAAAGCCGGATGTAGTGATCATTGATTCTATCCAGACCATGTTCCGGGAAGAGGTTTCTTCTGCACCAGGAAGTGTCAGCCAGGTAAGAGAATCCACCAATATCCTTTTGCAGATCGCAAAGGGTTCAGGAATCGCTGTTTTCATCGTAGGACATGTAACAAAAGAAGGAGTCGTGGCCGGTCCCAGAGTGCTGGAGCATATGGTGGATACGGTGCTTTATTTCGAGGGAGAAAGAAGTGCTTCCTACCGGATTATCCGTGGTGTTAAAAACAGATTTGGTTCTACCAATGAAATCGGAGTATTTGAAATGGTAGAAAGCGGCCTTTCAGAGGTGGCAAATCCCTCTGAATATATGTTGAGCGGAAGGCCGGAGGAGGCTTCTGGTGCTGTGGTAGCCTGTTCCATGGAGGGGACAAGGCCTATGCTTTTGGAGGTTCAGGCACTGATTACGCCAACGGCTTTTGGTATGCCAAGGCGTACGGCGGCTGGTACGGATTATAACCGGGTAAACTTATTGATGGCAGTCCTTGAGAAAAGATGCCACTATGACCTTTCTCATTTTGACGCTTACGTGAATATTACCGGTGGACTCCGGATGAACGAACCGGCCCTTGACCTTGCCATTCTCATGGCTATCGTTTCCAGTATGAAGGACCGGGCGGTGGATTCAAAAACCATAATCTTTGGCGAAGTTGGGTTATCTGGAGAGGTTCGTGCTGTTTCCATGGCCCAGCAAAGAGTGAATGAGGCAAAGAAGCTGGGATTTAAGACCTGCATTCTTCCTGAAATATGCATGGAAAAGATGGGACCCGTTCCTGGAATCCGTCTGGTTGGCGCTCGTAACGTAAGAGATGCAATAATAGGATTATCTGACTGA
- a CDS encoding ATP-dependent Clp protease ATP-binding subunit — MIDRFTTKARTAINLAVQAAERLGHGYVGTEHLLIGLLEEGSGVASRVLEENGVKEDKVLNLISQLIAPDQAVRLQEDGGYTPGARRVLENSYREAVRFKANLIGTEHVLISIIRDNDCVASRLLNTIGVSVQKLYIDVLAAMGEDAPANKEELMKTQKKGNTPTLDSYSRDLTELALKGKLDPVIGRESEIKRLIQILSRRTKNNPCLIGEPGVGKTAVVEGLAQMITDGDVPETIAGKRLLTLDLSGMVAGSKYRGEFEERIKKVIAEVIEDGEVLLFIDEIHTIIGAGGAEGAIDASNILKPSLARGELQLIGATTIEEYRKYIEKDSALERRFQPVTVEEPSEEAAIGILRGLKGRYEDHHRVTITDDAVKAAVKLSSRYINDRFLPDKAIDVIDEASSKVRLTMFTEPAEIKELELEIEQMEDQKEGFIKAEAYEKAGAVKKKQEKKREKIDKIREKWQKEKTTKSLTVDEGEIADVISSWTKIPVRKLEEGESERLRNLENILHERVIGQEEAVTAVAKAIRRGRVGLKDPKRPIGSFLFLGPTGVGKTELSKALSEAMFGTENALIRVDMSEYMEKHSVSKLIGSPPGYVGYDEGGQLSEKVRRNPYSVILFDEIEKAHPDVFNILLQVLDDGHITDAQGRKIDFKNTIIIMTSNAGAETIISPKRLGFGAVADEKADYKLMKDRVMEEVKRLFKPEFINRIDEIIVFHPLNKEHMKDIVSIMLKDIMKRTKEQMNISIIVEEDAKEYLIQKGYDEKYGARPLRRTIQNSLEDKLAEEILSGTVKNGDEVVVSADTEGLKFSVRELVK; from the coding sequence ATGATAGACAGATTTACGACAAAGGCCAGGACGGCCATAAATCTGGCCGTACAGGCAGCAGAACGTCTCGGGCACGGCTATGTAGGAACCGAGCATTTACTGATCGGCCTTCTGGAAGAAGGGAGCGGAGTCGCTTCCAGGGTATTAGAAGAAAATGGTGTAAAAGAAGATAAAGTTTTAAATTTAATCAGCCAGTTGATTGCACCGGATCAGGCTGTCCGTCTCCAGGAAGATGGCGGTTATACTCCCGGCGCAAGAAGAGTATTGGAGAACAGTTACCGGGAAGCGGTTCGTTTTAAGGCTAATTTAATTGGTACGGAACACGTTCTCATTTCTATTATCCGGGACAATGACTGTGTTGCATCCAGATTGTTAAATACCATTGGTGTCAGCGTTCAAAAGCTCTATATTGATGTGCTGGCCGCCATGGGAGAAGATGCTCCAGCCAATAAGGAAGAGCTTATGAAAACACAAAAAAAAGGCAACACACCGACATTGGACAGCTATAGCCGAGATTTGACAGAGCTTGCATTAAAGGGAAAGCTTGATCCGGTCATTGGAAGAGAATCTGAGATCAAGCGCCTCATTCAGATATTAAGCCGCAGAACCAAGAATAATCCTTGCCTCATCGGAGAACCGGGAGTTGGTAAAACAGCGGTTGTAGAAGGTCTGGCACAGATGATAACGGATGGAGATGTCCCTGAGACCATAGCTGGAAAGCGCCTTCTGACCCTTGATTTATCAGGTATGGTAGCTGGCTCCAAATACCGTGGCGAGTTTGAGGAAAGAATTAAAAAAGTAATTGCAGAGGTCATCGAGGATGGAGAAGTTCTTTTATTTATTGATGAGATCCATACCATTATCGGTGCCGGCGGAGCGGAAGGCGCCATTGATGCCTCCAATATATTAAAGCCTTCACTAGCAAGAGGCGAGCTTCAGTTAATCGGAGCCACCACCATAGAAGAGTACCGCAAGTACATTGAAAAGGACTCAGCTCTTGAACGCAGGTTCCAGCCGGTCACGGTAGAGGAACCTTCCGAAGAGGCAGCCATCGGTATCTTAAGAGGCTTAAAAGGACGTTATGAAGATCATCATAGAGTAACCATTACCGATGATGCTGTCAAAGCCGCTGTGAAGCTATCCTCCCGTTATATTAATGACCGTTTCCTTCCAGATAAAGCAATTGATGTAATTGATGAAGCCTCCTCAAAGGTTCGTCTGACCATGTTTACCGAGCCTGCAGAGATTAAAGAACTGGAGCTTGAGATCGAACAGATGGAAGATCAGAAGGAAGGTTTTATTAAGGCAGAGGCTTATGAAAAAGCCGGTGCCGTTAAGAAGAAACAGGAGAAAAAGCGGGAAAAGATTGATAAGATCCGTGAAAAGTGGCAGAAGGAGAAAACCACCAAGAGCCTTACGGTAGATGAGGGAGAGATTGCCGATGTAATCTCAAGCTGGACCAAGATTCCTGTTAGAAAGCTGGAGGAAGGGGAAAGCGAACGCCTTAGAAACTTGGAGAATATCCTTCATGAAAGAGTCATTGGCCAGGAAGAAGCTGTGACTGCTGTTGCAAAAGCCATCCGCCGCGGAAGAGTCGGCTTAAAAGACCCGAAACGTCCAATCGGCTCCTTCCTGTTCTTAGGACCTACTGGTGTGGGTAAAACAGAGCTTTCAAAGGCTCTTTCAGAGGCCATGTTCGGTACGGAAAATGCCCTGATCCGGGTAGATATGTCGGAATACATGGAAAAACACAGTGTCTCAAAGCTGATCGGTTCTCCTCCTGGATACGTTGGATATGATGAGGGCGGCCAGCTAAGTGAAAAGGTGAGAAGAAACCCCTATTCCGTCATCTTGTTTGATGAGATTGAAAAGGCTCACCCCGATGTATTCAATATCCTTTTACAGGTGCTTGACGATGGTCACATCACCGATGCCCAGGGGCGAAAGATTGATTTTAAGAATACAATTATAATAATGACATCCAATGCGGGAGCTGAAACCATCATTTCTCCGAAACGTCTGGGATTTGGTGCAGTCGCCGATGAAAAGGCAGATTACAAGCTGATGAAGGACCGGGTTATGGAAGAAGTGAAACGTCTCTTTAAGCCGGAATTCATTAACCGTATTGATGAGATCATAGTATTCCACCCACTGAACAAAGAGCATATGAAGGATATCGTATCCATTATGCTGAAGGATATTATGAAGCGTACCAAAGAACAGATGAATATTTCTATTATTGTTGAAGAAGATGCAAAGGAATATCTGATTCAGAAAGGCTATGATGAAAAGTACGGTGCAAGACCTCTTAGAAGGACCATACAAAATAGTCTGGAAGATAAGCTGGCGGAGGAGATCTTAAGCGGAACCGTGAAAAACGGGGATGAAGTGGTTGTATCAGCAGATACAGAAGGACTTAAATTTTCTGTCAGAGAGCTTGTAAAATAG
- a CDS encoding ATP--guanido phosphotransferase produces MHRWYEQNPAGRPGIISSRIRLARNLQEYPFPAKLDDKVSTELVHRLEFGLKDVGEMEEKKFKFALLNEMEELDRLALKERRVLNSSALTKKRPSGILLSQEEDTGIVLNCDDHIRIQMLGAGLYLEELWEKADKLDDYINERFEYAFDDRFGYLTSFPTNVGTGLRASVVVHLPMLSQGRKFSSLIGDMSRFGACVRGVYGDVEENFGSLYEISNLKTLGQTEREIIDTVTKAAIQLTNQEMQVRKLSIQKRKIEREDEVYKSYGVLKYARRLTFRDSMIFLSQLMAALSDELVKAKEDVSVYRLMLGIQPANLQKISDRPLSKEELDIARAEFIRRELPELK; encoded by the coding sequence ATGCATAGATGGTATGAGCAAAATCCTGCCGGACGCCCTGGAATTATAAGCAGCCGGATCCGTCTTGCAAGAAATTTACAGGAATATCCGTTTCCTGCAAAGCTTGATGACAAAGTGAGTACGGAACTGGTTCACCGACTGGAATTCGGTTTAAAAGATGTTGGTGAAATGGAAGAGAAAAAGTTTAAATTCGCCTTGTTAAATGAGATGGAAGAGCTTGACAGATTGGCCTTAAAAGAAAGAAGAGTATTAAATTCTTCAGCTCTAACAAAGAAAAGGCCTTCCGGAATTCTTCTTTCCCAAGAGGAAGATACGGGAATCGTCTTAAACTGTGACGATCATATCAGAATTCAGATGCTTGGAGCCGGACTTTATCTGGAAGAGCTTTGGGAAAAGGCGGATAAGCTTGATGATTACATTAACGAAAGATTTGAATATGCTTTTGATGATCGTTTTGGATATTTAACATCCTTTCCTACCAATGTAGGCACTGGTCTTCGGGCATCTGTTGTGGTTCATCTTCCCATGCTTTCCCAGGGAAGAAAATTTTCCAGTCTGATTGGAGATATGAGCCGTTTTGGAGCCTGCGTTCGGGGCGTTTATGGAGATGTGGAAGAAAACTTCGGATCTCTCTATGAAATCTCCAATTTAAAAACTCTTGGTCAGACGGAACGGGAGATTATCGATACGGTAACGAAAGCCGCCATCCAGCTGACCAATCAGGAGATGCAGGTAAGAAAATTGTCCATACAGAAACGAAAGATTGAAAGAGAAGATGAAGTGTATAAATCATACGGAGTGCTGAAATATGCCAGAAGGCTGACATTTCGGGATTCTATGATTTTCCTGTCCCAGTTGATGGCTGCCTTGTCTGATGAACTAGTAAAGGCAAAGGAAGATGTTTCGGTTTACCGCTTAATGCTTGGAATACAGCCGGCCAATCTGCAGAAAATTTCTGACCGTCCCCTTAGTAAGGAGGAACTGGATATCGCGAGAGCAGAATTTATCCGCAGGGAATTACCGGAATTAAAATAA
- a CDS encoding UvrB/UvrC motif-containing protein: MLCERCKIREANIQYTEVVNGVKKEHHFCAQCAKEMDFGVYAAIFDGEFPIGKLLSGLLGIEDDNQGPDKLHQISCPTCSTTYDTFVRDSRFGCADCYSVFGPLMEDSIKQLQGSLHHTGKSPVYQNTEDEGEKGGKTSGKVLAKGVTEEEKELSELDSRLKEALRFEDYETAAVCRDRIRELRKGNETNA, from the coding sequence ATGTTATGCGAGAGATGTAAGATTCGCGAAGCAAATATTCAATATACGGAAGTAGTGAATGGAGTGAAGAAGGAACATCATTTTTGTGCCCAGTGTGCGAAAGAGATGGATTTTGGAGTATACGCAGCTATATTTGACGGAGAATTCCCGATTGGAAAGCTACTTTCCGGCCTTTTAGGAATCGAAGATGATAATCAGGGACCTGATAAGCTTCATCAGATTTCCTGTCCCACCTGCAGCACTACTTATGATACCTTTGTCAGGGACAGCAGATTTGGGTGTGCGGACTGTTACAGTGTTTTCGGTCCTCTTATGGAGGACAGCATCAAGCAGCTTCAGGGAAGCCTGCACCATACTGGTAAATCTCCTGTTTACCAAAATACAGAGGATGAAGGCGAAAAGGGCGGAAAGACAAGCGGTAAAGTATTGGCCAAAGGAGTAACTGAAGAGGAAAAAGAATTATCAGAGCTGGATTCCAGACTAAAAGAAGCATTACGTTTTGAAGATTACGAAACCGCAGCGGTCTGCCGTGATCGAATCAGAGAACTTAGGAAAGGAAATGAGACGAATGCATAG
- a CDS encoding GntR family transcriptional regulator has product MFLQIDFNSDEAIYIQLRNQIIIGIATESIREGDPLPSVRQMADNIGINMHTVNKAYTVLKQEGFVKLDRRKGAVVSLDVDKIQVLDEMRRDLSVVLARGICKNVSCEEMHQLVDEIFQSFIKDQREE; this is encoded by the coding sequence ATGTTTTTGCAAATTGATTTTAACAGTGACGAAGCGATCTACATCCAGCTTCGAAACCAGATAATCATAGGAATCGCCACAGAAAGTATCAGAGAAGGGGATCCCCTGCCTTCCGTACGCCAGATGGCCGACAACATAGGAATTAATATGCATACGGTAAATAAGGCGTATACTGTGCTGAAACAGGAAGGCTTTGTAAAGCTTGACCGCCGCAAAGGTGCCGTTGTATCTCTGGATGTGGATAAGATCCAGGTTCTTGACGAGATGCGCAGAGACTTGAGCGTAGTATTGGCTCGGGGCATCTGTAAGAATGTGTCATGTGAAGAAATGCACCAGCTGGTAGATGAGATATTCCAGTCATTTATAAAAGACCAGAGGGAAGAGTAA
- a CDS encoding cadherin-like beta sandwich domain-containing protein, protein MNRKLKKLLISVMTAFMIAVVGPFGQMISWASNTKISFSDPSVMVGNDVTVNMKVTSDTALGTAEVMLSYDPGILEFVSGTSANGGAGAIKILGTMDSADQKTFNFSLKFKTLQAGNAQIKVTSQEIYDVNSQALSLSKQGSATVKVTSPATVSKDATLKSLKISPGTLSPAFSAAVDQYTTEVDANTSDLVVNAVAANAGANVALEGDKGLKAGENKVVVKVTAEDGQTIKNYTITVKKPEGGESVRETNENGETKEAEFADTKVTVNGTEYDIATSFDEASLPEGFEAATYSYKGTDVMSGKGLEKDLLLLYLKDAGGNGGFFVYNEKSDSWSQFVQVETSSKAIVIIPLDTDTKVPEGFTERSVDIDGVRVTGWVAKTEAEPEYCVFYAMNWNGEKEFYRYDLKEKTIQRYFASGVSGDEYTKLAKTYEALRKDYSMQFYILIAVSVMALVLLVIVILLLRKGNNGSGRDRSVKGDPEGSNRFYKDPEEAPESRIKRYSREEFDRESFETIPEVKRPERNMDKPVQNPVQELEEDDDFIVESSLEDVERNLSSHVSHGQSRKRPTQPRRPDNGQSSEPVKKDDQDEEDDFEFMDLDD, encoded by the coding sequence ATGAATAGGAAACTGAAAAAACTTTTAATCAGTGTGATGACCGCCTTCATGATAGCTGTCGTAGGACCTTTCGGTCAGATGATATCCTGGGCCTCCAACACAAAGATCTCATTTTCAGACCCATCGGTCATGGTGGGAAATGATGTGACTGTTAATATGAAGGTGACCAGTGATACTGCACTGGGGACAGCAGAGGTCATGCTGTCGTATGATCCGGGGATTTTAGAATTTGTAAGCGGGACCAGTGCCAACGGCGGCGCAGGAGCCATTAAAATTTTAGGTACCATGGATTCTGCAGACCAGAAAACATTTAATTTTAGCCTTAAGTTTAAAACCTTACAGGCGGGCAATGCCCAGATCAAGGTAACCTCTCAGGAAATTTACGATGTAAATTCCCAGGCACTGTCTCTTAGCAAACAGGGGAGTGCAACCGTAAAGGTCACTTCACCGGCAACGGTTTCCAAGGATGCCACTTTAAAATCCTTAAAAATCTCACCTGGAACCCTGTCACCGGCATTTTCGGCTGCTGTGGATCAATATACAACCGAAGTAGATGCCAACACCTCTGATTTAGTAGTCAATGCTGTGGCAGCCAATGCTGGGGCAAACGTAGCGCTTGAGGGTGATAAAGGGTTAAAAGCGGGAGAAAACAAGGTTGTTGTCAAAGTAACAGCCGAAGACGGCCAGACCATAAAGAACTATACCATAACCGTGAAAAAACCAGAAGGCGGAGAATCCGTTCGTGAAACCAATGAAAATGGCGAGACGAAAGAAGCGGAATTTGCTGACACAAAGGTAACGGTAAATGGAACGGAATACGACATTGCAACCTCCTTTGATGAAGCATCTCTTCCAGAAGGATTTGAAGCAGCAACTTATTCCTATAAGGGCACTGATGTAATGTCGGGTAAAGGACTGGAAAAGGATCTTCTTCTCCTTTATTTAAAGGATGCAGGCGGCAATGGCGGCTTCTTTGTTTACAATGAGAAATCCGATTCCTGGTCTCAGTTTGTACAGGTGGAGACAAGCTCTAAGGCTATTGTAATTATTCCTCTTGATACAGATACCAAAGTACCGGAAGGCTTTACAGAACGAAGCGTGGATATTGATGGCGTCCGTGTGACAGGCTGGGTGGCAAAAACTGAGGCAGAACCGGAATATTGTGTATTCTACGCCATGAACTGGAATGGAGAAAAAGAATTCTACCGTTACGATTTAAAAGAAAAGACGATTCAAAGGTATTTTGCATCAGGAGTATCAGGTGACGAGTATACAAAGCTGGCAAAGACCTATGAAGCACTTCGAAAAGATTACAGCATGCAGTTTTATATTCTTATTGCTGTCAGCGTAATGGCCTTGGTTCTCCTGGTAATCGTTATCTTACTATTAAGAAAAGGAAATAACGGCTCAGGAAGGGATCGTTCCGTAAAAGGAGATCCGGAAGGCAGTAACCGTTTTTATAAAGATCCGGAGGAGGCTCCGGAAAGCAGAATTAAACGGTACAGCCGGGAAGAATTTGACCGGGAATCCTTTGAAACCATACCAGAGGTTAAGCGGCCTGAAAGAAACATGGACAAGCCGGTACAAAATCCGGTACAGGAACTGGAAGAGGATGATGATTTTATTGTGGAATCCAGCCTTGAAGATGTGGAGAGAAATCTGTCCTCCCATGTGTCTCATGGCCAGTCACGTAAAAGACCGACACAGCCCAGGAGGCCAGATAACGGGCAGTCATCTGAACCGGTAAAAAAGGATGATCAGGACGAAGAAGACGATTTTGAATTTATGGATCTTGATGATTGA